The genomic stretch CGGTCCCCAAGGAGGCGCTGGACGTGGTGTGGGACGACGCCGTACAACGTGAGCGCGCCCTGGACGGCCTCATCGCGGACGGCCTGGCCGAGGCACTCGACGACGGCACCTACCGCCTCCCCCACGCCTGACCCACCACGTCCTCGCGTGCCGCCCGCGCTCCCGTCATCACCTCGGCGTCACCCAATCCAGGGTGGAACGCCGAAGTCCGCCCCATCGGGGGACATGGCCCTGGCGCCGGCCGATGCCGTGACGACGGCGGTGTATCCGTCGGCCGGGTCGGCCAGCACCCGCCGCACCGTCCGTGCCGGCATGACGACGGTGTCGCCGGCGGCCACGGAGTAGGTCTCGCCGCCCAGCTCGACGGTCGCCGCCCCGGCAATCCAGGTCCACACCTGCTCGACGTCGAAGTCGTGCACCGGCCCCTCGGCACCGGGCCGGGCGTCCACCCGCCAGAGCGCGCGTTCGGCGCCTCCCTGCGTCGGCGATGCGAATGTCGTCATGACCCCGCCCGGCGTTTCCGATCGCCGGGCGTCGGCGGCGCGGATGACAGTCATCTCGTGAACCTCCTAAAATAGGCAACCATGTTGTCCATCGATATAGTCAACCAGGTTGTCTATAATGTCAAGTGATACCCCGGGCTTCGAACTCCCGCTACGCCTGCTGCTGGCGTTCAGAGCGCTCATCGACGAGCTCCATGCCGAGCTGTCCAGACAGGGGCATCCGGACATACGCCCCATGCATGGATTTGTCATGCAGGCCATCGGCCCGCAGGGCACCACGGCCGTAGAGCTCGGCCGCACGCTCGGCGTCTCCAAGCAGGCGGCCGGCAAGACCATCGACGCCCTGGAGCGCATCGGTTACGTCGAACGCACCACCGACCCGGACGACACGCGGCGCAAGATCGTCCGCCTCACTCCGTACGGGCTGGACGCACTGGGCCGCTCGGCCCGCATCTTCGACACCCTGCGTGCCCGGTGGGCCGTGGAGCTGGGCGAAGACCGCCTGCGGGCGCTCGAGTCCGACCTGCGCAAGCTCACCCCGGCCAACCCGTGGCGCCTGGACATGCCGGGCTGGTTCGGCTCCCTGTGACGAGGTAAGAGCCCGGGGCCGGCTCAGGCGGCGAGCTGGAGACCGAGGCCGGTGAGGTTGGTGCGGGCCCAGGCCAGCTCCTCGGCCAGCATCGACACCAGCGCGCCCGGGCCCTTGGCCCGGCCGGGAACGATCAGGTTGTGCATCTCGACCTCGATGTGCGCACTCCCGCTCACCGCGCCCGACAACATCGCCGTCAACGTGTCGTGCAGCACCGCGCCGGTGTTCGTGGTCTCGCCGGCGTGATTGTGCACGTGTCCCAGCTTGACGACAGGCGCTCCCGCCTCCGCCAGTCCCTTCAGCGCCAACCCCGGCTCCTCGGCCCCGCAGGCGAGATTGCAGGCGTCCAGGCACACGCCCAGGTGTTCGGAGTCGATCCCGCACACCCGCTCGAGCGCCTGCTCCGTGGTCTCCAGCACGCACCCGGGCCACGGCTCGAACCCGACCCTGATCGTCTTGCCGGTGACGCTGTAGATGCCGCGCAGCTCGCGGGCGAGCCGCTCCAGGCGGCGGGTGGCGATCGCGTGCAGATCGGCAGGCCAGTCGCGGCGCCAGCCGATCGGAATCGTCGAGATGCTGCCGAACCGCACGTCGTCGGGCAGCAGGAACGCCAGGATCTTGGCCAGCGCCATGGTGTAGCGGTATCGCTCCGGCTTGGCCCAGTCGGGGCCGGGGACCTCCTGGTTGCGGCCACCGGTGCCGTTGAGGCTCACGACCTCGAGACCGCGCTCCTCCAAGGAGCGGCGCAGCCGTACGAGCTCGATGCGGTCGGCCGTGAGGTGGTCGGCGACGCTCGGCGAGAGCCAGAGCCCGATGCCCATCCGCTCGACACCCAGCCGCTTGCGCACGGGCACCGCGTAGCGGGTCAGGTGCGCGATCAGGTTCTCCAGATCCTCAGCAGGGTGGACACCCGCGTTGTAGGCGAGGTGTACGAGCGTTCCGTCGTCGTGACGCAGGCGCATCGGTTTCCTCCACGGCTTGCTTGTGTGTTCCCGTCGCCCGCCCCAGACGCGCGAACCTTGTCGAGCATGCCTGCTCCCGGGTGGCGCACGCGTCCGCCCTGAGTTGATTTGCGACTACTCCCTGGGGAGCAGCGCCCAACCTAGGAACACGATCTTGTGGCTCACTTGGATGAGACTTGGCGAAGCTCTACGCAGTGTAGTACTACTAGCGGTGGTGGTATAGCCGCTCATCCAACAATTAGGCAACGACCAAATTCCCCACCATTGCCACCTTTGCCCCAATTGGGGCATTTATGCCCATCCAGCACGCACCGCAGACGTCCCCAGAACAACGCGTAGGCCCGCATCCCCCAATCCGGTGGGGCGGGAGCCGCACTGTGGGTTCACAGGCACCTGGCGAAGACCGTGGGCCTGGCAACGCGAGAGCAGGCTGGATGCCGCAGGGCGCGAAGCCTCAGCACGGACCATCGCAGGCTACGCACAGAGCACTCCGCATCCCAGACAGCGCTCACCGTATCGCACCGAGCACAGCGCATCTCACTCCAGCGATCATCGCCCCGCTCTAGCACGGCGCATCTCACGCCAGCGATCAGCACACCACACCGAGTACGGCGCATCTCACCCCCACGCTCAGCACATCGCACCAGCGCTCGGAGCGCATCGCATTCCGCACAGACCACCGCATCGCGCACAGAGCACAGGGCGGCGTGGGGGGCCGGACGCAACGGGCGCAATCCCGGGGCGCAGGACATGCACGCGGCGGCGTGCAGGGCCGCCCGGCGCGTGATCGACAAAGCAACAGCGACGGGTGTTGTCGCCGACAACCCTCTTGCACGGGCCACCAGCGCGCTCCGCTCCCGTGTGCTCGGCGACCGACCCATTCGCCTGGCGCGCTCGGCACCTGATCGGCACGACGACGGCGACGAGCGTCGTCGCCGAGAACCCTCCTGCACGGGCCACCCGCGCCCTGCGCGGGTGCTCGGCGGCCGCCCACCCGCCTGGCGCGCTCTGCGCGGGCGCAGGAACCCCTGTCTGGATTCAGGCCCCAGCATGCCCCCGGACCCGCGAAAGCCCCCGTGTGAGAACCACACGGGGGCTTCGTCGCGCAGAAACGGACGGGCCGTCAGTGCTGGATCGGGGCCGCGATGGCAGCCGCCGAGTCCGGGACCTTCGAGATCGACTCGCCCTTGAAGACGAACTTGGCGTTGTCGCCCTCACCCTCGATCGTCACCTTCACGACCTGCCCCGGACGGAGCTCGCCGTAAAGGATCTTCTCCGACAGGGAGTCCTCCAGCTCGCGCTGGATCGTACGCCGCAGCGGACGGGCGCCCATGACCGGGTCGTAACCACGGTCGGCCAGCAGCTGCTTGGCCTCGGGCGAGACGTCGAGCCCCATGTCGCGGTCCTTGAGCCGGGCGTCCACCTGGGCGAGCATCAGATCCACGATCTTGATGATCTCGGCCGGCGTCAGCTGGTGGAAGACCACGATGTCGTCGACACGGTTGAGGAACTCGGGCCGGAAGTGCTGCTTGAGCTCCTCCTGCACCTTCGACTTCATCCGCTCGTAGTTGGACTCGGTGTCGTTGGACTTCGCGAACCCGACCCCGATGCCCTTGGAGATGTCCCGGGTGCCGAGGTTGGTGGTCATGATGATGACCGTGTTCTTGAAGTCGACCACCCGACCCTGGGCGTCGGTCAGGCGACCGTCCTCCAGGATCTGCAGCAGCGAGTTGAAGATGTCGGGGTGGGCCTTCTCGATCTCGTCGAACAG from Nonomuraea polychroma encodes the following:
- a CDS encoding cupin domain-containing protein, giving the protein MTVIRAADARRSETPGGVMTTFASPTQGGAERALWRVDARPGAEGPVHDFDVEQVWTWIAGAATVELGGETYSVAAGDTVVMPARTVRRVLADPADGYTAVVTASAGARAMSPDGADFGVPPWIG
- a CDS encoding MarR family winged helix-turn-helix transcriptional regulator, translating into MSSDTPGFELPLRLLLAFRALIDELHAELSRQGHPDIRPMHGFVMQAIGPQGTTAVELGRTLGVSKQAAGKTIDALERIGYVERTTDPDDTRRKIVRLTPYGLDALGRSARIFDTLRARWAVELGEDRLRALESDLRKLTPANPWRLDMPGWFGSL
- a CDS encoding sugar phosphate isomerase/epimerase family protein, with translation MRLRHDDGTLVHLAYNAGVHPAEDLENLIAHLTRYAVPVRKRLGVERMGIGLWLSPSVADHLTADRIELVRLRRSLEERGLEVVSLNGTGGRNQEVPGPDWAKPERYRYTMALAKILAFLLPDDVRFGSISTIPIGWRRDWPADLHAIATRRLERLARELRGIYSVTGKTIRVGFEPWPGCVLETTEQALERVCGIDSEHLGVCLDACNLACGAEEPGLALKGLAEAGAPVVKLGHVHNHAGETTNTGAVLHDTLTAMLSGAVSGSAHIEVEMHNLIVPGRAKGPGALVSMLAEELAWARTNLTGLGLQLAA